A stretch of DNA from Thermodesulfovibrionales bacterium:
AACATTAACAAGTAGTACTCGAGAGCGACGACTCATCCGCTCTCATTGGGAATTCAGGGCATGAACGAATCAAGAACCTAACAGTACCATTTCATATTGACAAATTCTTCTTTCCGTTCTAAAGTAAGTTCAAATAGCAGCCGAAGTCCGTTCAGAGAACGGACGCGGGGGACCCGAACATTTGGGGCGTATTCCTTCAGGGATAGGGCACTTCCAGGCCCGAGCCCGACAGCTAACCTCGCAGGCATTTGGAAGGGCAACAGGCAGAAAATAGGAACCGCCGATTGCCGGCGGTTTTTTTATTTTCTCCCTCTCCTGCCCCTCTCAAAAAGAAGGATTTATGGTGCTGTAGAAATTCCCGTTTAAAAGCGTCGAATTGTGCGTTATTATTCTGTAAGGGCATTTAAGGAGTACTGTGCAGATTGAGAAGGGGGGAAAAAGAGAGAAAATGGAAAAGGCATCAATTTCAATATTCCCGATCGTATTATCCGGGCTTGTGGCCACCGTCTTTACCACCTCACCGATGCCCGATGAGGTGAAGCCCGGTCAGACGGACGCCATGGGTGACCAGGTACGTTTTAGGAGGCGACTATGCAATACACAGGCATGACATTTGATATTGCCCAGATCTTTGCGTTGTTGGTTCTGCTCACGCTCCTTGTAAGGCCTCTCGGCGGGTATATGAAGAAGGCATACGAAGGCGAAAGGACTTTTCTTACGTCGGCGTTCGGCCCTTTGGAAAGACTCCTTTACAGGGTGGCACGCATCAGACCTGACGATGAGATGAACTGGAAGCGCTATGCTCTTTCTATGCTCATCTTCAACTTCGTGGGGCTGGTGGTGATGCTTGCGGTACTGATGCTGCAAGGGTATTTGCCGCTCAACCCCGGTAAGTTTCCGGGTTTTTCCTGGCATCTGGCGATCAATACAGCCGTGAGTTTCGTCACGAACACCAACTGGCAGGCGTATAGCGGTGAAACCGCTGTGAGCTATCTCACGCAGGTGATCGTCCTCGCAGTGCATAACTTTCTTTCGGCTGCTACGGGAATGGCTATCGTCATAGCCTTCATTCGCGGGCTCGCCCGGAGGACCGCAGAAACGATAGGCAATTTCTGGGTGGATATGACGAGGAGCGTTGTCTATGTCCTCCTGCCGATATCTCTTATCGCCGCTCTCGTGCTCGTTTCTCAGGGCGTCATCCAGAACTTCAGCCCTTACAAGACAGTCCAACTGGTGGAACCGACTCGCTACGAGAAGCCGAAGCTCGATGACCAGGGCAACCCCGTGAAAGACGAAAAAGGACGGGCTGTGACCGAGAAGCTGGCACTGAAGGAGCAGACACTGCCTATGGGACCGGTCGCGTCTCAGGAGGCGATAAAGGAACTGGGGACAAACGGGGGCGGTTTCTTCAACGCAAACTCAGCTCACCCCTATGAGAATCCGACGCCGCTCTCCAACTTTCTCGAAATCCTCCTCATCCTCTCTATCCCTGCTGCCCTCACGAATACCTTCGGTCGCATGGTCGGCAAGACGCGGCAGGGGTGGGCCATTTACACGGCGATGATGGTCATCCTCATTGTGGCGGTCGGTGCGCTTTATTGGGCTGAATACAGCGGCAATCCTCTGCTTCAAAGGCTGGGTGCGCCGGGTGCCAACATGGAGGGCAAGGAGATACGATTCGGCCTCGGTGGCACCTCCCTCTTCACGAGCGCAACTACCGGCACGTCGTGCGGGGCGGTAGTTGCGATGCATGACTCATTGACACCCCTCGGCGGGATGATCCCTCTCATGCTCATCCTCTCGGGCGAGGTTGTCTTTGGAGGAGTCGGATCGGGCCTTTATACCATGCTCGCATTCGTCATCATCTCGGTCTTCACTGCAGGCCTCATGATCGGCAGGATCCCAGAATATCTCGGGAAAAAGATCGAGGTCAGGGAGATGTGGATGTCCGTGATCACCGTCCTTACTGCGGGGGTCGTCATCCTCCCGTTTGTCGCGATAGCACTGATCACGCCCTCAGCGGTGAGTTCCATGGCAAACCCCGGTCCGCACGGCCTGAGCGAGGTCCTCTACGCCTTTGCTTCAATGGCCAACAACAACGGCAGCGCATTTGCCGGCCTGAACGCGAATACCGTCTTCTATAACCTGATGGGTTCTCTCGCAATGCTTGCGGGACGATTCGGTCCGGCTATCGCAATTCTGGCCATGGCCGGTTCCCTCGTGAAGAAGAAGCATGTCCCTGCCAGCGTCGGCACGCTCCCGACGGATCAGCTTCCCTTCATATTCTGGCTCGTATCGGTCATCCTGATTGTCGGGGCTTTGACCTTCTTCCCGGTCCTCGCCCTTGGGCCGATTGTGGAACATATGATCATGCAGGGAGGCGTATAGTCATGGCGAAACATGGAGAGAAGAGCAAGGGAATATTCGATCCGAAACTGTTAAAGGCAGCGTTTATAGATTCGTTCAGGAAGCTCGACCCGAGGGCCCTCTGGAGGAACCCGGTCATGCTGTCGGTCGAAATCGGCAGCGTGATCACAACGGTCAATTTCATCTACAATCTGGCGAGCGGAAGAGGGGAGCCTGCCTGGTTCACCGGGGCTGTTTCAGCGTGGCTCTGGCTGACGGTTCTCTTCGCCACCTTTGCGGAGTCCCTCGCGGAAGGACGCGGCAAGGCCCGCGCAGAGTCTATGAAGAAAACACGAACCGAAATTATGGCGAAAAAATTGAAGAAGCCCGAACCGGGCGGGCAGTACGAACTTGTCCCCTCGACGCAACTGCGCAAGGGAGACGTGATACTCGTCGAAGCGAAGGATCTGGTCGCCGGTGATGGCGAAGTTATCGCCGGCGCCGCGCTCGTCAACGAGGCGGCTGTCACCGGGGAGTCTGCACCCGTGGTCAGGGAATCCGGGGGAGACCGCAGCGCTGTGACGGGCGGCACTCAGGTGATAGCGAACAGCATTGTCGTCCGAATAACGGCGAATCCCGGCGAGACCTTCCTCGACCGCATGATCGCGATGGTTGAGGGCGCGAAGCGACGGAAGACGCCGAACGAGATAGCATTGGAGGTTCTTCTCGTTGCGCTGACCGTCGTCTTCTTCCTCGTCGTGGTGAATCTTAGTCCGCTTTCGGTTTATAGCGTCAAGGCGATGGGGCAGGGCCAGCCGGTTACGCTGGTGGTTCTCGTCTCCTTATTCGTCTGTCTGATACCGACGACGATCGCGGCGCTCCTTCCCGCCATCGGCATCGCGGGAATGGACCGTCTGTTCCAGAGGAATGTCATAGCCCTCTCCGGCAGGGCGATAGAGGCCGCAGGGGACGTCAATGTGCTGCTCTTAGATAAGACCGGCACGATTACCCTCGGAGATCGCCAGGCGGTCGCCTTCATACCCGTATCAGGGTATTCCGACAGGGAAGTCGCTGATGCGGCACTCATGGCTTCGATGACGGACGAAACCCCCGAGGGTCGGAGCATTGTGGTTCTTGCGAAGCAGAAGTATGATCTCCGCATGCGGGAATTGCCGCCGAATGCCGAAACGATACCCTTCAGTGCCGAGACGAGGATTAGCGGGGCAAATGTGGCGGGGCGGGCTTATCGGAAAGGCGCCGCCGATGCGATCATGCGCCATGTCGAGGGCGGCGGCGGAATCGTACCCCAAGACCTCCACGGGATTGTCACGGAAATCGCGAAGTCGGGAGGGACGCCGCTTGTGGCGTGCTGTGATAAGGATATCCTCGGTGTCATTAATCTCAAGGACATATTGAAGGGGGGCATCCGCGAACGATTCCTCCAGCTGAGAAACATGGGGATTAAGACCGTGATGATCACCGGCGACAATCCTCTCACGGCAGCGGCCATCGCTACTGAAGCAGAGGTGGACGACTTCCTGGCCGAGGCGAAGCCCGAGGACAAACTGAGGCTCATCCGGGAGAACCAGCAGCAGGGGTACATGGTAGCGATGACCGGCGACGGCACCAACGATGCCCCCGCTCTTGCGCAGGCCGATGTCGCGGTGGCGATGAATACCGGGACACAGCCTGCGAGGGAGGCGGCAAACATCATCGACCTTGACAGCAACCCGACGAAATTGCTCGACATCGTCGAGATCGGCAAGCAGATCCTCATGACGAGGGGGACGCTCACGACCTTCAGTATCTCAAATGATGTGGCAAAGTATTTTGCGATCATCCCCGCCGCCTTTGCCGCAGTCTACCCGCAGCTCGGGATCTTGAACGTGATGCACCTCGCCAATCCGTTCAGCGCAATCCTTTCGGCCGTTATCTTCAATGCGATCATCATTCCGCTCCTGATTCCGCTCGCGTTGAAGGGGACACCGTACCGGCCGATGCACGCTGAAAAGCTGCTCATCTATAACCTTTTGATATACG
This window harbors:
- the kdpA gene encoding potassium-transporting ATPase subunit KdpA; its protein translation is MQYTGMTFDIAQIFALLVLLTLLVRPLGGYMKKAYEGERTFLTSAFGPLERLLYRVARIRPDDEMNWKRYALSMLIFNFVGLVVMLAVLMLQGYLPLNPGKFPGFSWHLAINTAVSFVTNTNWQAYSGETAVSYLTQVIVLAVHNFLSAATGMAIVIAFIRGLARRTAETIGNFWVDMTRSVVYVLLPISLIAALVLVSQGVIQNFSPYKTVQLVEPTRYEKPKLDDQGNPVKDEKGRAVTEKLALKEQTLPMGPVASQEAIKELGTNGGGFFNANSAHPYENPTPLSNFLEILLILSIPAALTNTFGRMVGKTRQGWAIYTAMMVILIVAVGALYWAEYSGNPLLQRLGAPGANMEGKEIRFGLGGTSLFTSATTGTSCGAVVAMHDSLTPLGGMIPLMLILSGEVVFGGVGSGLYTMLAFVIISVFTAGLMIGRIPEYLGKKIEVREMWMSVITVLTAGVVILPFVAIALITPSAVSSMANPGPHGLSEVLYAFASMANNNGSAFAGLNANTVFYNLMGSLAMLAGRFGPAIAILAMAGSLVKKKHVPASVGTLPTDQLPFIFWLVSVILIVGALTFFPVLALGPIVEHMIMQGGV
- the kdpB gene encoding potassium-transporting ATPase subunit KdpB — its product is MAKHGEKSKGIFDPKLLKAAFIDSFRKLDPRALWRNPVMLSVEIGSVITTVNFIYNLASGRGEPAWFTGAVSAWLWLTVLFATFAESLAEGRGKARAESMKKTRTEIMAKKLKKPEPGGQYELVPSTQLRKGDVILVEAKDLVAGDGEVIAGAALVNEAAVTGESAPVVRESGGDRSAVTGGTQVIANSIVVRITANPGETFLDRMIAMVEGAKRRKTPNEIALEVLLVALTVVFFLVVVNLSPLSVYSVKAMGQGQPVTLVVLVSLFVCLIPTTIAALLPAIGIAGMDRLFQRNVIALSGRAIEAAGDVNVLLLDKTGTITLGDRQAVAFIPVSGYSDREVADAALMASMTDETPEGRSIVVLAKQKYDLRMRELPPNAETIPFSAETRISGANVAGRAYRKGAADAIMRHVEGGGGIVPQDLHGIVTEIAKSGGTPLVACCDKDILGVINLKDILKGGIRERFLQLRNMGIKTVMITGDNPLTAAAIATEAEVDDFLAEAKPEDKLRLIRENQQQGYMVAMTGDGTNDAPALAQADVAVAMNTGTQPAREAANIIDLDSNPTKLLDIVEIGKQILMTRGTLTTFSISNDVAKYFAIIPAAFAAVYPQLGILNVMHLANPFSAILSAVIFNAIIIPLLIPLALKGTPYRPMHAEKLLIYNLLIYGVGGLLAPFAGIKLIDALINALI